DNA from Denticeps clupeoides chromosome 7, fDenClu1.1, whole genome shotgun sequence:
CTCCTCTCACAGTGGTTTGCGCAGCTTTGTGCCGCTGCATTTTTGTCCTGCACCCTAGCCCTGCCCATGGCCACGTGGGACAGGGTTCTTGAGCAGGGTGGGAGTGTTGAATGCTGGACGAGAAGCCTGGAGGTGAGGATGGTGAGGAAGGGGGTTATAAAGACATGGCTGGTGTGGACTGGAGGGGAATATAAACAAATCCAGACCGGCGGGGAGATAATGAGACCATTTGTAAGCTTCCATCCTcaggaaaaaaactgaattgaaCATTTTGCAGAAAAGTAAACAAAACTGGCAAATTGAGAATTGGGAAGTGGAGGTCTAATAAAGCAAAACAATTGGCTGAAAATGCTCGTTCCCCATGGCAACGGTACATTAACAGAGTATTCAGCACAATGTAAATAACACAATTCTATGTGTACAGAGCTTGTCAcatgtgtaaatatgttttaGGACAGCAGCCGCTCATTTTTAAGTCTTCCCCCTGCAAAATGGTGATAATTAAGAATTAATGTGTCAATGGAGCATCCCATATGTGGATTCTAACTTTGCTAATTCTTtgtgcaattaaaaaatatatcttcTTAAAAACATTATACATTGCTGCTTCTGGATCTGAAGCAGCTCTTCACCAGAGTCATGATAATCACCCTTTGTTCCTTTAGCTTTGATCTAAAAGCATGACTCTGACTGTAAATAATCGGCATTAATTAAATTCTTAAGGACAGAAAGACCATTTGTTATGAATGACTTATAGCATACATTTTCTCTGGAGGATCAAagtccatacacacacacacacacacacacacacacacacacacacatgaaacatcAGTGAGCAAAGATGGCACGTCAATTAAATTCACCTAATTATAGCATTTACTGCTATATGCATTTGGCAAACTCACCAAACTCACTATATTAGAATATATTCACTTGAAGGCAATGTTAGTTTGTAATGTTGCTAATATTATAtgagtttaaatgtgcattaagTGCACTGCATTTGGTTTGATACATTTGAAAATTGTATctgtgagatttttttatttgaatgagtGTATGTTcttatatacatatgtatttatataactATATGCAGCTGCAGCTGTGAACAAGTGAGCTACTGTTTTGCTTATGCATGGATTATCTTAACATTGCATCACGACACATTCTGCAGCTGACTTAATACAATCTTTTTGTTTGCAATTGCATTTTAATCTTTATCATAAAAAGCCATAAAACCCACAAACCAACCATTACAGTCAACCACtggtttaaaaatgcacaatgactgagcacttATGGTCTACTGACTGGCATAATGGGATCATTTCAGCAGATTTGGAGCAGCTGATCAGCGGGGTTAAAtgggcgtgtgctgtagatacACTGCCAAATGGAGTCACTTTTACTGATATTAGTATGAATCATCATTCACTCCCTTTGAATAAACGATAATGCTGTGCTCACATTAATAATCAGCACTGTATAAACATTGAGGTATTCATGCATACTGGTTTTGGCAAAACACCTGCAGTGTCCTGTGTGAACTGGGTGTAtcaggcaacacacacaaagaaaaaaacaagatttattGGTTTCAGTAGGattaaatgaacaatgaaaatgaaatggaacAAAGTGACCTAGCTGTATGAACATACTGCGAGGCGGTAggagcctactgggtaacaaaCCCCGCttatgtctccagggggactgtccctgcaactactgctTGGcagtcactctggatcagggcgtctgatagcTGCCATAAATGAACATGCTCAGGTTCATGATCCACCTATATCATGCATACATACGCTCTCTGTGACAGCCCTCCCTGGAGCTCCGTGGAGTGTTATGTGTCTGCGCTTTAACGGGCCTATTCTTAGGAATTTCTGTCACACGTCCTTTTATCATGCTGCCCTTCACTTACAAGATGTAAGAAAATATTAACACATCTCAGTGCAATGTCTAATTCCTGCACTGATCACAATCTAATGCTGTCGCTACAAAGTTCTGCACAGCATTGTTTGGGTTTCACCCCCTTTTAAGTTGCAATCACAAGTTGAATAGCTAGTTTAAAAAGATTTCACAGCGCACAAATCTAGTTATGTGTGTTCTAAAATGTTCAATGTGAATACCATGGACATTCTCTCAAGGCCCTGGAGTCCAACTACCTCACTGCtatctgaatgttttttttttttttttgataagaaCATGTTATGTTTTATTTGGGGACAGTCCCAGTGGTAATGTTTCATGGCAAAGTTTTACTTGAACAAACGTGCCTCAAAAGTGGTATTAAGGTGGCCAGGTCAgctgctttgtgtttttctgtgtagtGTTTACTCTGCATATGAATGTCCCAATTGgcagaataataatattcatacaattatacaataataattatactcAAATACACCATATTCCAAATTATCctattacattacattgcaaTATGAGGCATTTAGCTAATTTCATGGTCGTATGGTTCATCTAATTGAATTTCTTACtgactaggctacaaccacctgATTATATGAAATCGTATTTGATAGTTTGTTGAAAGTTAAACATAACTAACTAGGCCCATTTACCTTCATGTACATGTGGAATACAGCAGCTGATCCACAGGTCTTCCACACATACTTTTGCTTTCTGGGGACACATATACACCTCAACAGTGTCATCCTACTTAACAGCTTTTATACTGTCCATTAATCACTCTGCTTCGAATGAGTTTTACAAATTtggtaaaaatgaacacaactcACATGGTAGAGTGTTGCATGCTGTGTGCGCCCTGTTCTGGGAGTGAATCCCCGCCCTGTGCCCATTGTCCCTTAAGGCGTTCTGGATAATCAATGAGTGAGTGATAATGGTAGTAAAAATGGTTGTTTCAGTAAAAAATACTGGAGGAGGAAGATTATCAGGATTATTAAGATTATTGGCATGACGGGCAATAGTGTCCTACTACTGCATTGTCCATTTATTTTCAACTGATATATctttttatgttcatgtataattttagtttttcatATTCAAATACACAAACGTTATTCCAAATCCTTTAATGATGACACAGTTTGAAagttaaaaagcatttaaaaatttaaatgtattttaattaaaaaaaggagtgacccaaggctaaaatatggcagggaaaaaaacacaacaattcTCTTTGAACCCAAATGATATTTGAGTGTTTTTGAGTGCACTGTGGTAAGTGcttgtcctctgtattcaaaATGGCAGCACTTCTCCTTTGTAGTCCAGATAAGCACCATTCTGCCGCTCTGAGAGTGACTCCATTACCCGCAGCATGCCCTCAACACTCTCCTTTGGACTAATGTCAGCCTGGGAGccaaacatgaacattaaaatatCATTTATGCTGCATCagtgcatatacagtacatacattttatgttcgcgaccattcaaaagtttcattccattcattaatttaccaatgaaatggcaataaaaaaaaacattgattaaGAACTGATTGACAGAGAAGAAATAATGACTATTCTGAAGTTGCATCTGGTTTCAGCTGTACTTAGatcattgcaaaatgtttttcaaatcTTCATAACCAAATGACATTTCCGGCTCATGTGTCGGTGACGCTTACCTCTTGTCCCCCCAGCTCAGTGCGCACCCATCCTGGATGCAGGGCCACAAATAATATCCCGTCCTCCTTAAATTCCAGTGCATTGCATACAGTCAGCATGTTCAGACCTGCCTGAGAGAGAGGACATATAATGTAAACGCACTAAAGCGTGGTAATGGAGTGGGTGTGACCAGTAAGAGGTTTTAAGTCCCAGTACCTTGGTGATACGGTAGGCAAGGACGGGGAAGGCATAGAATGTTTCGTGGGTTCTGGCCATGGAACCCAGGAGGGTGGAGATGTTGATAACAGCTGATTTTTTGCAGGACATGCCTGCTTTCCCACAGGCCTTGGATGCTGCTTGAAGGTAACTCAGGAACTCCTGGTtcggagaagaagaaggactgTAGCATTACGCCGTGCATGACATGGTGGCATCGGCCTCAGGATGTCTACCTTGGTCACCATTATGGGTCCCAGCAGATTGGTGTTGAAGTTGTCCTGCATGTCTCGAGCAGTAATTGTCTTCAGGGTGTTGTGGGGCATCACGCCGGCGTTGTTGATCAGCAAGTTGAGGCCGCACT
Protein-coding regions in this window:
- the LOC114794684 gene encoding uncharacterized protein LOC114794684, with the protein product MAAKTCNVLITGANRGLGLEMVKQMIAKPCPGRQIFAGCRNPEASKCEDLRELARKHPGEVHIVQIDTSDPRSVADCAKKVGPQLGKCGLNLLINNAGVMPHNTLKTITARDMQDNFNTNLLGPIMVTKEFLSYLQAASKACGKAGMSCKKSAVINISTLLGSMARTHETFYAFPVLAYRITKAGLNMLTVCNALEFKEDGILFVALHPGWVRTELGGQEADISPKESVEGMLRVMESLSERQNGAYLDYKGEVLPF